A region from the Variovorax sp. RKNM96 genome encodes:
- a CDS encoding MFS transporter: MPLPRRLAAVAAILGAGVLVVLDGAIANIALPSIAQQLQATPANAVWIVTAYQLAVVMFLLPASAVGERFGYRRVFAGGVALFTAASVLCALAPSLPWLVAARCLQGLGSAAVMPLGLALLRFTYPRRLLARSIAWNALAVAAASAAGPTLGAFMLSAASWPWLFAVNLPIGLVVLAACAGLPSPPRSARHIDVWSIALNAAMFAAFVMGSDRLVMHPLQGGALLALSATCMVLLVRREMPKAAPLIPLDLLRVHSFRVSVIASVCCFTGQMAALVALPFYIQHELGQSAVTAGLLMTPWPLAVMLAAPLSARLAQRVPTAWLCAAGSACFALGLALCALWPLHGNPALPIAVFTSLAGLGFGFFQTPNNQNMLLSAPRERSGAAGGAQGTARLTGLTLGSLWMSLAFALLSPHNAVHWGLGMAAVAALSGSVVSLLRSSARAVAA, encoded by the coding sequence TTGCCGCTGCCCCGGCGCCTCGCGGCCGTCGCCGCAATCCTGGGCGCGGGCGTGCTGGTGGTGCTCGACGGCGCCATCGCCAACATCGCGCTGCCGAGCATCGCGCAGCAATTGCAGGCGACACCCGCCAATGCCGTCTGGATCGTCACCGCCTACCAGCTGGCCGTGGTCATGTTCCTGTTGCCGGCTTCTGCCGTCGGGGAGCGGTTCGGGTATCGGCGCGTGTTCGCCGGCGGCGTTGCGTTGTTCACCGCGGCGTCGGTGTTGTGCGCGTTGGCCCCGTCGCTGCCATGGCTCGTGGCCGCACGGTGCCTTCAGGGCCTGGGCAGTGCGGCCGTGATGCCCCTTGGTCTGGCATTGCTGCGCTTCACCTATCCGCGTCGATTGCTGGCGCGCTCCATCGCCTGGAATGCGCTCGCCGTCGCGGCCGCTTCGGCGGCGGGTCCCACCCTTGGCGCTTTCATGCTCTCCGCGGCAAGCTGGCCGTGGCTCTTTGCGGTGAACCTGCCGATCGGCCTCGTCGTGCTTGCCGCCTGCGCAGGATTGCCGAGCCCGCCGCGCTCGGCGCGCCACATCGACGTGTGGAGCATCGCGCTCAACGCGGCCATGTTCGCCGCCTTCGTCATGGGAAGCGACCGGCTCGTGATGCATCCGTTGCAAGGTGGCGCATTGCTCGCGCTGTCGGCCACTTGCATGGTCCTGCTGGTGCGGCGCGAGATGCCCAAGGCGGCACCGTTGATTCCGCTCGACCTGCTGCGGGTGCATTCCTTTCGGGTCTCGGTCATCGCTTCCGTGTGCTGCTTCACCGGCCAGATGGCCGCCCTGGTGGCGCTGCCGTTCTACATCCAGCACGAACTCGGCCAGAGCGCGGTGACCGCCGGCCTCTTGATGACTCCCTGGCCGCTGGCGGTGATGCTGGCCGCGCCGCTGTCGGCACGCCTGGCCCAGCGCGTGCCGACCGCGTGGCTGTGCGCGGCAGGGAGCGCGTGTTTCGCGCTGGGCCTGGCCCTGTGCGCGCTGTGGCCGTTGCACGGCAACCCGGCCTTGCCGATCGCGGTGTTCACGAGCCTCGCCGGCCTGGGCTTCGGTTTCTTCCAGACGCCCAACAACCAGAACATGCTGCTCTCGGCACCCAGGGAGCGCAGCGGCGCTGCCGGTGGCGCCCAGGGCACGGCGCGGCTCACAGGCTTGACGCTCGGCAGCCTGTGGATGAGCCTGGCGTTCGCGCTGCTGTCGCCGCACAACGCGGTGCACTGGGGGCTGGGGATGGCGGCCGTGGCCGCGTTGAGCGGGAGCGTGGTGAGCCTGCTTCGGAGCTCTGCGCGGGCCGTGGCCGCGTGA
- a CDS encoding LysR family transcriptional regulator, whose amino-acid sequence MPTDADLNLLFALNALLSEGSVAKAAERLGLSESAMSRALARLRESTGDELLVRAGRAMVLTPHALALRDRARELVQESSAVLQPAGADMDPRTLQHLFTIRANDGFIEGFAHQLVARAAQQAPDVRLRFAPKPDKDVRPLREGLIDLDIGVLGESGPEVRVQALFRDHFVAVVREGHPLLAAPGITAERYAACDHVVTSRHGRTEGPVDVALAAMGLVRNTAVVVPSFSTALSIAAATDLVALIPSSYFEHLRARGTLCSFPLPMPTEQITVLQMWHPRLDRDPAHRWLRGLVLEVCRPLNEQTKAP is encoded by the coding sequence ATGCCCACAGATGCCGACCTGAACCTGCTGTTTGCGTTGAACGCGCTTCTGTCCGAGGGCAGCGTCGCCAAAGCCGCCGAGCGCCTGGGCCTGAGCGAGTCGGCCATGAGCCGCGCGCTCGCGCGGCTGCGGGAATCGACCGGGGACGAGCTCCTGGTGCGCGCGGGCCGCGCGATGGTGCTCACGCCGCATGCGCTGGCACTGCGCGATCGCGCGAGGGAGCTGGTGCAGGAGTCAAGCGCGGTGCTTCAGCCCGCGGGTGCGGACATGGACCCTCGCACGCTCCAGCACCTGTTCACCATACGGGCCAACGACGGCTTCATCGAGGGCTTCGCGCATCAGCTGGTGGCGCGTGCCGCCCAGCAGGCGCCGGACGTTCGACTGCGCTTCGCACCCAAGCCCGACAAGGACGTTCGCCCCCTGCGCGAGGGATTGATCGATCTGGACATCGGCGTGCTCGGCGAGTCGGGCCCGGAGGTGCGGGTGCAGGCGCTGTTTCGCGACCACTTCGTTGCCGTGGTGCGCGAGGGCCATCCCCTGCTCGCCGCACCCGGCATCACTGCCGAGCGCTACGCGGCCTGCGACCACGTGGTCACGTCACGCCACGGCCGGACCGAGGGGCCGGTGGACGTTGCGCTCGCAGCGATGGGCCTGGTGCGCAATACCGCGGTCGTCGTGCCCAGCTTCAGCACCGCCTTGTCGATCGCGGCCGCGACCGACCTGGTGGCACTGATCCCTTCCTCGTACTTCGAACACCTGAGGGCACGGGGCACGCTGTGCTCATTTCCGCTGCCGATGCCCACGGAGCAGATCACCGTCTTGCAGATGTGGCATCCGCGTCTTGATCGGGATCCTGCGCATCGGTGGCTGCGCGGATTGGTGCTGGAGGTTTGCCGGCCGCTGAATGAGCAAACGAAAGCGCCGTGA
- a CDS encoding DMT family transporter: MQSTGTLRGIAAMLLACAFFACMDALLKSLAGHYPPVQVMALRGLTALPLVCLYIAWRREAAGVFNRRVRWRLHLLRTALNMTMLVLFVHGLKTLGLAEAYTLTFIAPLLMVLIAVPLLGESVQPRHWIAIGLGFVGVVIALRPEQGAFLSAGALAILAAAVCYALSNVLGRLISRTESSAALVFWTTAGMAVGGSLLSAPQWVPIQSEHAWALAGLAISGFLGQLAIAEAFRHGQAAAIAPFEYSALAWALVLDWLFWQATPDAWTLGGGALIIASGLWLARSEAPRSAGKKRQVV; the protein is encoded by the coding sequence ATGCAATCGACCGGAACCCTGCGCGGCATCGCCGCGATGCTGTTGGCCTGCGCCTTCTTCGCTTGCATGGACGCGCTGCTCAAGAGCCTGGCCGGACACTACCCACCGGTGCAGGTGATGGCGCTGCGCGGCCTCACGGCCCTGCCCCTGGTGTGCCTCTACATTGCCTGGCGGCGCGAAGCGGCCGGCGTTTTCAACCGCCGGGTGCGTTGGCGTCTGCACCTGCTGCGCACCGCGCTCAACATGACGATGCTCGTGCTCTTCGTCCATGGCCTGAAGACCCTGGGCCTTGCCGAGGCCTACACGCTCACTTTCATCGCTCCGCTGCTGATGGTGCTCATCGCCGTGCCGCTGCTGGGCGAGTCGGTCCAGCCGCGGCACTGGATCGCCATCGGGCTAGGCTTCGTCGGTGTCGTCATTGCACTGCGGCCCGAGCAGGGGGCGTTCCTCTCGGCGGGTGCTCTGGCGATTCTGGCGGCCGCAGTCTGCTATGCGCTGTCGAACGTGCTGGGCCGGCTCATCAGCCGCACCGAATCGAGCGCCGCGCTGGTCTTCTGGACCACGGCCGGCATGGCTGTCGGCGGCAGCCTGCTGTCGGCGCCGCAATGGGTGCCGATCCAGTCCGAGCACGCGTGGGCGCTTGCGGGCCTGGCCATCAGCGGCTTCCTGGGCCAGTTGGCCATCGCCGAGGCCTTCCGCCACGGCCAGGCCGCCGCCATCGCCCCCTTCGAATACAGCGCCCTCGCCTGGGCGCTCGTGCTGGACTGGTTGTTCTGGCAGGCCACGCCCGATGCATGGACGCTGGGCGGCGGCGCGTTGATCATCGCGAGCGGGCTTTGGTTGGCGCGGAGCGAGGCGCCGAGGTCTGCGGGGAAGAAGCGGCAGGTGGTCTGA
- a CDS encoding VOC family protein, which yields MTVKRMDNVLIVVDDLEAVKAFFIELGLELEGQTTVEGPSVGKLIGLGDVRSTIAMLRTPDGQGIELDKFHTPEAVRFGPVDTPVNALGIRRVMFAVDGIDDVVARMQAHGAEIIGQMQYGDSYRLAYVRGPEGIIVGLAEQLGQG from the coding sequence ATGACAGTCAAGCGAATGGACAACGTCCTGATCGTTGTCGACGATCTCGAGGCGGTGAAGGCGTTCTTCATCGAGTTGGGCCTCGAACTCGAAGGCCAGACCACGGTGGAAGGGCCTTCCGTCGGGAAACTCATCGGGCTTGGAGACGTGCGATCCACCATCGCGATGCTGCGCACGCCCGATGGGCAGGGAATCGAACTGGACAAGTTCCACACGCCAGAGGCCGTCAGGTTCGGGCCCGTGGATACGCCGGTGAATGCCCTGGGCATTCGCCGCGTCATGTTTGCCGTCGATGGCATCGACGATGTCGTCGCGCGGATGCAGGCCCATGGCGCGGAAATCATTGGGCAGATGCAGTACGGAGATTCGTATCGGCTCGCCTATGTTCGCGGCCCCGAGGGCATCATCGTCGGGCTTGCCGAGCAACTCGGCCAAGGTTGA